In Paenibacillus guangzhouensis, a single window of DNA contains:
- a CDS encoding GNAT family N-acetyltransferase, whose product MNVSPVILNGSKVELVPMAYEHSIGLYEAGRYPEIWALTQGRISSLQDAGEYVRKALESPGNLPFVIIERASGQIVGSTRFYDISLTNRSLEIGSTWLTPTMWRTPINTECKYLLLKHAFETLGTIRVQLKTDSRNVRSQRAIERLGAIREGILRNHMILPDGYIRDSVYYSILDKEWPAVKLRLEGYLAN is encoded by the coding sequence ATGAACGTTTCACCGGTTATTCTGAACGGCAGCAAGGTTGAACTCGTTCCGATGGCATACGAGCATAGCATTGGTTTATATGAAGCAGGGCGCTACCCTGAGATTTGGGCTCTTACCCAAGGGCGTATCTCTTCACTTCAAGATGCAGGAGAATACGTACGAAAAGCATTGGAAAGTCCAGGTAACTTGCCGTTCGTTATTATCGAGCGAGCATCGGGTCAAATCGTAGGAAGTACAAGATTCTATGATATTTCTTTAACGAACCGAAGTCTTGAGATCGGTTCTACCTGGCTGACGCCTACGATGTGGAGAACCCCAATCAATACAGAATGCAAATATTTATTGCTCAAGCACGCTTTCGAAACGCTAGGGACCATACGGGTTCAGCTGAAAACAGATTCAAGGAATGTAAGATCGCAACGTGCGATTGAACGTCTAGGCGCAATTCGAGAAGGGATTTTACGAAACCATATGATTCTGCCGGATGGCTATATTCGGGATTCTGTCTATTACAGTATTCTAGATAAGGAGTGGCCAGCAGTAAAGTTGCGTCTTGAAGGATATTTAGCTAATTAA
- a CDS encoding histidine phosphatase family protein: MKKIWIVMFMFFFAFQIQALEVSASRAKIDPIHSATLNSLRHGGYVLYVRHGEANRGEDQSQIIYENCATQKNLSEEGRKQSALYGEALRRLNIPVHYPVSASPFCRTRDTAELAFGNQNVQIDPFWFKVYQLSGNVTPTEQASTLSELTSELEKIPISGTNTVIIAHSFPKGIGLGEIPYLGTVVVRPKGPGNGYDIIDRFSFNELNDTP, encoded by the coding sequence ATGAAGAAGATTTGGATAGTCATGTTTATGTTTTTCTTTGCGTTCCAGATACAAGCGTTAGAGGTGTCAGCAAGCAGAGCAAAGATTGATCCAATACATTCAGCCACATTGAACTCACTACGTCATGGCGGATATGTACTCTATGTAAGGCATGGAGAGGCGAATAGAGGTGAAGATCAGTCACAAATCATATACGAAAATTGCGCTACCCAAAAAAATCTATCGGAGGAAGGCCGAAAACAATCGGCGTTATATGGTGAAGCTCTTCGAAGATTGAATATTCCCGTTCACTACCCGGTTTCAGCAAGCCCTTTTTGCCGTACAAGAGATACAGCGGAATTGGCTTTTGGTAACCAAAATGTTCAAATTGACCCTTTCTGGTTTAAAGTTTATCAATTAAGCGGAAACGTTACACCAACAGAACAGGCGAGTACGTTATCAGAACTAACTTCAGAGCTAGAAAAGATCCCGATATCTGGAACGAATACTGTAATTATCGCTCATAGCTTTCCTAAAGGTATAGGGTTGGGTGAAATACCGTATCTAGGAACTGTTGTAGTGAGACCAAAAGGACCAGGGAACGGGTACGATATTATTGATCGATTTTCATTCAATGAGTTAAATGACACGCCTTGA
- a CDS encoding taurine ABC transporter substrate-binding protein, with amino-acid sequence MKIFRVAGIGLLIAALTWVSVGCGLSTKEVKEVRIGFQTIPNTEAVAKAEGWHEQQMKGVSVKWLPFDSGRDVNNALVSSSIDIGLLGSTLVAAGLSKGVDYKVIWLADVIGANEALAVKNTSNIREMADLKGKTIAVTFGSTTQYSLLGALQLNGLSPNDVHIIDMKPADMLAAWKRGDIDGGYVWQPTLQQMADDGGHILVTSGQLAEQGIVTADVIVVRKAFAQEHPELVKLYLKSMIQAVELYREQPDQAIQATASLFSISEQEAATMMNQLIWLSGTEQLSESYLGTSDHAGQFANVLADTAKFLKDQHLIDTLPSISVFQQAIATKSLKEADQDAGTAQ; translated from the coding sequence TTGAAAATCTTTCGAGTTGCAGGGATCGGCCTCCTTATTGCGGCATTAACTTGGGTGTCCGTTGGTTGTGGCCTGTCCACCAAAGAAGTGAAGGAGGTCCGTATCGGTTTTCAGACCATTCCGAACACGGAAGCGGTCGCGAAGGCCGAAGGGTGGCACGAACAGCAAATGAAGGGGGTCTCTGTGAAATGGTTGCCATTTGATTCCGGTCGGGATGTGAACAATGCCCTCGTCTCGAGCAGCATCGATATCGGCCTGCTCGGCTCTACATTGGTCGCTGCGGGTCTCTCGAAAGGTGTCGATTATAAGGTCATCTGGCTCGCTGACGTGATCGGGGCTAATGAAGCTTTAGCAGTAAAGAATACGAGCAATATCCGTGAAATGGCTGATCTGAAGGGGAAAACGATTGCCGTAACCTTCGGCTCTACGACCCAATATTCGCTGCTTGGCGCGCTACAGCTTAATGGACTTAGTCCGAATGATGTTCATATTATTGATATGAAGCCTGCGGATATGCTCGCTGCTTGGAAGCGAGGCGATATTGATGGAGGCTACGTGTGGCAGCCAACGTTGCAGCAAATGGCCGACGATGGAGGGCATATTTTGGTCACCAGCGGCCAACTGGCGGAGCAAGGGATTGTCACAGCGGATGTGATAGTCGTACGCAAAGCATTTGCGCAGGAGCATCCGGAGCTGGTGAAGCTGTATTTGAAATCAATGATTCAAGCCGTCGAGCTTTATCGGGAACAGCCGGATCAAGCCATTCAAGCGACAGCTTCCCTATTCTCGATCAGCGAACAAGAGGCTGCCACCATGATGAATCAGCTGATCTGGTTATCGGGTACGGAACAGCTGTCCGAATCTTATCTCGGAACGTCTGATCATGCCGGGCAATTCGCGAATGTTCTCGCAGATACCGCTAAATTTTTGAAGGATCAGCATCTTATTGATACATTGCCTTCCATATCGGTTTTCCAACAGGCGATTGCAACTAAGTCTTTGAAGGAAGCAGATCAAGATGCCGGGACTGCCCAATGA
- a CDS encoding ABC transporter permease subunit produces MHKSSMIVTLLTFGILLCVWAFVTGEGLISPLFLPSPGEVWHTFLTVAFGEGYQGSSLWGHLGISMLRILVAFGVATVLAVPLGLLCGAIPLLRAAIAPIVHFYRPLPPLAYYTLLIIWFGIGEVSKVLLLCLAGFAPIFLACVAAVERLDPAKLTAARTLGATGWKLFIYMILPSALPEIIVGLRTALGFIYTTLVAAEMVAAGSGVGWMVLDASKFLNSDVMVVGIVAMGITGILLEAAFRMLERWWVPWKGKGG; encoded by the coding sequence ATGCACAAGTCTTCGATGATCGTAACTCTTCTTACGTTCGGCATTCTATTATGTGTATGGGCGTTTGTGACGGGGGAAGGGCTGATATCACCATTGTTTTTGCCCTCACCAGGAGAGGTGTGGCACACCTTTCTTACGGTTGCCTTTGGTGAAGGCTATCAAGGGTCAAGTCTTTGGGGACATCTGGGTATCAGCATGCTCCGGATTCTTGTTGCTTTTGGCGTGGCCACAGTGCTGGCAGTACCACTCGGGCTGTTATGCGGAGCCATTCCGCTTCTTCGCGCTGCAATTGCGCCAATCGTCCATTTTTATCGCCCCTTACCGCCACTCGCCTATTATACGCTTCTGATTATTTGGTTCGGCATCGGTGAAGTGTCGAAGGTGTTGCTCTTATGTCTTGCCGGATTCGCGCCGATCTTTCTCGCATGTGTTGCTGCAGTGGAACGTCTTGATCCAGCGAAACTAACAGCCGCCAGAACCTTAGGAGCAACAGGGTGGAAATTGTTCATTTATATGATTCTTCCTTCCGCATTGCCTGAGATTATCGTGGGGCTGCGGACGGCATTGGGGTTCATTTATACGACATTAGTTGCAGCCGAGATGGTCGCGGCGGGTTCGGGCGTCGGCTGGATGGTTCTTGACGCGAGCAAGTTTTTGAATAGTGATGTGATGGTCGTCGGAATTGTGGCCATGGGGATTACCGGCATCCTGTTGGAAGCGGCCTTTCGTATGTTAGAACGTTGGTGGGTTCCGTGGAAAGGAAAGGGAGGGTAA
- a CDS encoding YheC/YheD family protein: MKKVKYKMGKLGKYQFMKNDKMMRLFLPDTRKATLPNIQIMLRSYRSVYLKPDEGTGGHGIYKINKGKNNFILRTGSNSRIFSSLHALYTSIQSVLVRGKYIVQEGIELLKHNHRPFDIRVMVQKNKKGALDVTGIIGRQAKRNKIVTNFHSGGTPLPIDTLLQSHLSDKSRKQYIQRIERLGKAASTVLGKSYRNKRAFGVDIAIDHQMNPWVLEINTQPDMSIFNTLKNKTMYNRIQRYAKNKKAASDHR; the protein is encoded by the coding sequence ATGAAGAAAGTAAAATATAAAATGGGGAAATTGGGAAAGTATCAATTCATGAAGAACGATAAAATGATGCGCCTATTTTTGCCAGACACACGAAAAGCAACTTTGCCTAACATTCAAATAATGCTTAGATCGTATAGATCCGTATACTTAAAGCCCGATGAAGGAACTGGCGGACATGGAATTTATAAAATCAATAAGGGCAAGAACAACTTCATTTTGCGCACGGGTTCGAATTCTCGTATTTTCAGCTCATTACATGCCTTATATACTTCAATTCAAAGTGTTCTAGTTAGAGGCAAATATATTGTTCAAGAAGGAATCGAACTGTTAAAACACAATCATCGTCCGTTCGATATCAGAGTTATGGTCCAAAAGAATAAAAAAGGAGCATTAGACGTTACGGGAATTATAGGACGACAAGCGAAACGCAATAAAATCGTAACGAATTTTCATTCTGGCGGGACGCCCTTGCCTATCGATACCTTACTCCAATCACATCTGAGTGACAAATCAAGGAAACAGTACATTCAACGCATTGAGAGATTAGGGAAAGCTGCGAGCACAGTGCTTGGTAAAAGTTATCGAAACAAACGAGCGTTCGGAGTTGATATCGCCATTGATCATCAAATGAATCCTTGGGTCTTGGAGATTAATACCCAGCCGGATATGAGCATCTTTAATACGTTGAAGAACAAAACGATGTACAATCGAATCCAAAGGTACGCAAAAAATAAAAAAGCGGCTTCCGATCACCGGTAA
- a CDS encoding YheC/YheD family protein, which yields METVNQKLARLSKWKLHQFYARYPHIAPYLPPAARLSQPSLNRFLDLYRRGVYIKANRVHTGKGVIKAWKMGKGYRFVIVKGDVQHAASVKDLHSQIVRFMPNRSFLVQKAIDLATVSGRSFDIRVMMMRDGHRNWNYAGMVAKVNGTGSIVSNVRRGGGYVMTVEQALRQSLKCSTQRIESIKKTLIQLSRDIMSASESYPFFSYQCGIDLAVDKQGKVWVIEVNLHNPSHSLFNRLQDKTFFRTIRRLHRAYRRNNKRVI from the coding sequence ATGGAGACGGTTAACCAAAAGCTTGCCCGCTTATCCAAATGGAAGCTACATCAGTTTTATGCTCGTTATCCTCATATTGCCCCTTATTTGCCTCCAGCTGCTAGGCTATCTCAACCATCGCTAAACCGATTTCTGGATCTCTATCGTCGTGGCGTATACATCAAGGCCAATCGGGTCCATACGGGAAAAGGTGTCATTAAAGCTTGGAAAATGGGGAAGGGATATCGCTTCGTCATCGTGAAAGGCGACGTCCAGCATGCTGCTTCGGTCAAGGATCTGCATTCCCAAATCGTCCGTTTTATGCCGAACCGATCGTTTCTCGTGCAAAAGGCTATCGATTTGGCGACCGTGAGCGGACGAAGCTTCGATATTCGCGTGATGATGATGCGCGACGGTCACCGCAATTGGAATTATGCCGGCATGGTCGCAAAAGTAAACGGAACAGGAAGTATCGTATCTAACGTGCGTCGTGGCGGCGGGTATGTGATGACAGTCGAGCAAGCGCTGCGGCAATCTTTGAAATGCAGCACGCAGCGCATCGAGAGCATTAAAAAAACACTTATTCAATTGAGCCGCGATATCATGTCGGCTTCAGAGAGCTATCCGTTTTTTTCCTATCAATGTGGAATCGATCTCGCGGTCGACAAACAGGGCAAGGTATGGGTCATCGAGGTCAATCTCCATAATCCATCGCACAGCTTGTTCAATCGACTTCAAGACAAGACGTTTTTTCGAACGATTCGAAGGCTGCACCGGGCGTACAGAAGGAATAACAAACGAGTGATTTAA
- a CDS encoding ABC transporter ATP-binding protein: MNLVKLENVSLAYEKGTSRVSVLRDIDVSVAEGEFITIVGPSGCGKSSLLALLAGTLRPSSGQVLYKNIPIVGTDPQRGILLQQAALFPWLSALRNVAYGLHMQGVAKTERLKQASVWLSRVGLEAFANRYPYELSGGMKQRVALARTLITNPELILMDEPLGALDAFTKRKMHELFAKVWRETGKTFIMVTHDVEEAVKLGTRMIVMCPRPGRIMEQFMLEGNRVDAWANEAEPSIVQKVYDLLRYDE; the protein is encoded by the coding sequence ATGAACCTGGTCAAATTGGAAAACGTCAGTCTTGCATATGAAAAGGGAACTTCACGCGTATCTGTATTGAGGGACATCGATGTATCCGTTGCGGAGGGGGAGTTTATAACGATTGTTGGGCCTTCCGGCTGCGGGAAAAGTAGTCTCCTCGCTCTGCTGGCTGGGACATTGCGCCCTAGCTCAGGTCAGGTGCTCTATAAAAATATACCTATTGTCGGGACTGATCCGCAGCGTGGGATCCTTCTGCAGCAGGCAGCTCTATTTCCTTGGTTATCTGCCCTTCGAAATGTAGCATATGGCTTACATATGCAGGGCGTTGCCAAGACGGAGCGGCTGAAGCAGGCCTCAGTTTGGTTAAGTCGAGTAGGTCTTGAAGCGTTCGCGAACCGCTACCCCTACGAACTCTCCGGTGGCATGAAGCAGCGTGTCGCCCTTGCCCGTACCCTCATCACAAACCCGGAGCTCATTTTGATGGATGAACCGTTAGGAGCGCTTGATGCATTTACGAAACGTAAGATGCATGAACTGTTTGCGAAGGTCTGGCGCGAGACAGGGAAGACCTTCATCATGGTCACGCATGACGTAGAGGAAGCTGTAAAGCTCGGTACACGGATGATCGTCATGTGTCCCCGTCCAGGCAGGATTATGGAGCAGTTTATGTTAGAAGGCAACCGCGTGGACGCATGGGCTAATGAGGCGGAGCCTTCGATCGTGCAAAAGGTGTACGATTTACTGCGTTATGATGAGTAA